A window of Theileria equi strain WA chromosome 4 map unlocalized gcontig_1105471998858, whole genome shotgun sequence contains these coding sequences:
- a CDS encoding DnaJ domain containing protein (encoded by transcript BEWA_017090A), protein MEAASDEKEQKGDEKEVNDGVESVKDEENEAKNDKTAESAEKPEEKDEILSLFFSEIESIGKVQSDDTNIKFNAKELCLRLTSRTFSSPFQVLQLKHDATEEEIKQRYRKMSLLIHPDKFKHENARQAFQVLTDAYNEIQKEDTRDKYKAVYGHAKAVVYKRHKLKLNSTHLDLIASGLLDSDLQKIDHEIQAECEKMLKRQTERREYAEKCIQANIDFEKQMAAEQIELEKQKLNEQVEWDKTRDLRVNSWRSFQSKVDSKEFKLGAFKGIETKREARNELDLESQKNSIAASKTSRQNKKKKILEEHVAYRSNWR, encoded by the exons ATGGAGGCAGCTAGCGACGAAAAGGAGCAAAAAGGAGATGAGAAGGAGGTAAATGATGGAGTAGAATCGGTAAAAGATGAGGAAAATGAGGCCAAAAACGACAAAACGGCAGAATCTGCCGAAAAACCGGAAGAAAAGGACGAGATTCTCagtttattcttttcaGAAATCGAATCCATAG GCAAGGTTCAGTCGGACGACACCAATATCAAATTCAATGCCAAGGAATTGTGTCTGCGTCTGACCTCCAGGACCTTTTCCAGCCCAtttcaggttcttcagCTCAAACATGACGCCactgaagaagagattAAGCAACGTTATCGCAAG ATGTCTCTCTTGATCCATCCAGACAAGTTCAAACACGAAAACGCTCGCCAGGCATTTCAGG TCCTGACGGATGCGTACAATGAGATTCAAAAGGAAGATACTCGTGATAAATACAAGGCAGTTTACGGCCATGCAAAGGCTGTGGTATACAAGAGGCACAAACTAAAGTTGAATTCAACTCACCTAG ACTTAATTGCCTCTGGACTACTCGATTCTGATTTGCAAAAGATCGACCATGAGATCCAAGCGGAATGTGAAAAGATGCTCAAAAGACAAACtgaaagaagagaatatGCAGAAAAATGTATACAGGCAAATATAGACTTTGAGAAACAG ATGGCCGCCGAGCAAATCGAACTCGAAAAGCAAAAGCTAAATGAACAAGTAGAATGGGATAAAACTAGAGATTTAAGAGTGAACAGCTGGAGAAGTTTCCag TCAAAAGTGGACTCAAAAGAGTTTAAATTGGGTGCATTCAAGGGCATTGAAACGAAACGTGAAGCTAGAAATGAACTAGACCTAGAGTCCCAAAAAAACTCAATCGCAGCCTCTAAAACATCAAGGcaaaataaaaagaaaaagatACTGGAGGAGCACGTTGCATACAGGAGCAATTGGAGATGA